One segment of Dermochelys coriacea isolate rDerCor1 chromosome 5, rDerCor1.pri.v4, whole genome shotgun sequence DNA contains the following:
- the LOC119856309 gene encoding uncharacterized protein LOC119856309, producing MSIVSLFLGLISGLLLMFCSYFPGAGKCQFIWGRDEQLSKAILEMLHINKLSIPLRTKPHHYMKLVYHLRNPPALNSEGTLVQSFRRIQDPDFGIPGWLWFNISYLKPSMRLAELVLLRKTLHPESLTVNVTVHSISVVQGNITESEALDEKVLTLDELPPSGYDVFNISAILNETTSDVIGFRLRFTDDSGSLVLHEALTKSLYCLNRCTQSEPLLVAYRFLVTELYGGSKQQATRECQHCATERRRNLPEDSSLQQCSLHQHYVNFQTMQLSHWILEPPGFFTSFCK from the exons ATGAGCATTGTTTCTCTGTTTTTAGGACTCATCAGTGGATTGCTGTTGATGTTTTGTTCTTACTTCCCAGGGGCAGGGAAATGCCAGTTTATCTGGGGAAGAGATGAACAGTTAAGCAAGGCCATCCTGGAAATGCTACATATCAATAAGTTATCCATACCTCTCAGGACCAAACCTCACCACTACATGAAGTTAGTCTATCACCTACGAAATCCACCAGCCTTAAACAGCGAAGGGACTCTTGTGCAGAGTTTCAGGAGAATCCAAG ATCCAGATTTTGGCATTCCAGGATGGCTGTGGTTTAATATTTCTTACCTGAAACCTTCCATGAGGCTTGCAGAATTAGTTCTTCTCAGGAAGACTCTACACCCAGAATCGCTGACAGTCAATGTTACTGTGCACAGCATCTCCGTGGTCCAGGGAAATATCACAGAAAGCGAAGCCTTAGATGAGAAAGTGCTGACATTAGATGAGCTACCACCATCTGGTTATGATGTCTTTAACATTTCAGCCATTTTGAATGAGACCACCTCAGATGTCATAGGCTTTCGGCTACGATTCACGGATGACAGTGGCAGCTTGGTTCTCCATGAAGCTCTGACTAAAAGCCTGTACTGTTTGAACAGATGCACCCAGAGTGAGCCCTTACTGGTGGCTTATCGCTTCCTGGTGACTGAGCTATATGGTGGAAGTAAACAGCAGGCCACTAGAGAATGCCAACACTGCGCTACAGAGAGAAGGAGAAACTTGCCAGAAGATTCCAGCCTACAACAGTGCAGCCTTCACCAACACTATGTGAACTTTCAGACAATGCAACTGAGCCACTGGATTCTGGAGCCTCCTGGCTTCTTCACAAGTTTTTGCAAGTAG